A stretch of Pseudomonas sp. LRP2-20 DNA encodes these proteins:
- the map gene encoding type I methionyl aminopeptidase — protein sequence MTVTIKTAEDIEKMRIAGRLAAEVLEMIEEHVKPGVTTEELDRLCHDYIVNVQQAIPAPLNYKGYPKSICTSINHVVCHGIPNDKPLKDGDTLNIDVTVIKDGYHGDTSRMFHVGTVPVWAERLSKVTQECMYKAIELVKPGCRLGDIGEVIQKHAEKNGFSVVREFCGHGIGKVFHEEPQILHYGRAGTGMELKEGMTFTIEPMINQGKADTKVLGDGWTAITKDRKLSAQWEHTLVVTATGYEIFTLRKDDTIPRTSA from the coding sequence ATGACCGTCACCATCAAGACTGCAGAAGACATCGAGAAGATGCGCATCGCCGGCCGCCTGGCCGCCGAGGTGCTGGAAATGATCGAAGAACACGTCAAGCCCGGTGTCACCACCGAAGAGCTCGACCGCCTGTGCCACGACTATATCGTCAACGTTCAGCAGGCCATCCCGGCGCCCCTCAACTACAAGGGCTACCCGAAGTCGATCTGCACCTCGATCAACCATGTGGTCTGCCACGGCATCCCCAACGACAAGCCGCTCAAGGACGGTGACACGCTCAACATCGACGTCACCGTGATCAAGGACGGCTACCACGGCGACACCAGCCGCATGTTCCACGTCGGCACCGTACCGGTCTGGGCCGAGCGCCTGTCCAAGGTCACCCAGGAATGCATGTACAAGGCCATCGAGCTGGTCAAGCCGGGTTGCCGCCTGGGCGACATCGGTGAAGTGATCCAGAAGCACGCCGAAAAGAACGGCTTCTCCGTGGTGCGCGAGTTCTGTGGCCATGGCATCGGCAAGGTGTTCCATGAAGAGCCGCAGATCCTCCACTACGGCCGCGCCGGCACCGGCATGGAGCTCAAGGAAGGCATGACCTTCACCATCGAGCCGATGATCAACCAGGGCAAGGCCGACACCAAGGTGCTGGGCGACGGCTGGACCGCCATCACCAAGGACCGCAAGCTCTCGGCCCAGTGGGAGCACACCCTGGTGGTGACGGCTACCGGTTACGAGATCTTCACCCTGCGCAAGGACGACACCATCCCGCGCACCTCGGCCTGA
- the rpsB gene encoding 30S ribosomal protein S2 → MSQVNMRDMLKAGVHFGHQTRYWNPKMGKYIFGARNKIHIINLEKTLPMFNDALSFVERLAQGKNKILFVGTKRSAGKIVAEQAARAGSPYVDHRWLGGMLTNYKTIRASIKRLRDLETQAEDGTFAKLTKKEALMRSRDLEKLDRSLGGIKDMGGLPDALFVIDVDHERIAITEANKLGIPVIGVVDTNSSPEGVDFVIPGNDDAIRAIELYMTSMADAVIRGRNNVAGGTEVYAEEAAAPAAE, encoded by the coding sequence ATGTCCCAAGTCAACATGCGCGATATGCTGAAGGCCGGTGTGCACTTCGGCCACCAGACCCGTTACTGGAACCCGAAAATGGGCAAGTACATTTTCGGCGCGCGTAACAAGATCCACATCATCAACCTGGAAAAAACCCTGCCGATGTTCAACGACGCTCTGTCGTTCGTAGAGCGCCTGGCCCAGGGCAAGAACAAGATCCTGTTCGTCGGCACCAAGCGTTCCGCCGGCAAGATCGTTGCCGAGCAAGCTGCTCGCGCAGGTTCGCCATACGTTGACCACCGTTGGTTGGGCGGCATGCTGACCAACTACAAGACCATCCGTGCTTCGATCAAGCGTCTGCGCGACCTGGAAACCCAGGCCGAAGATGGCACCTTCGCCAAGCTGACCAAGAAAGAAGCTCTGATGCGTTCGCGCGATCTGGAAAAGCTGGACCGCAGCCTGGGTGGTATCAAGGACATGGGCGGCCTGCCTGATGCCCTGTTCGTGATCGACGTTGACCACGAGCGCATTGCTATCACCGAAGCCAACAAGCTGGGCATCCCGGTTATCGGCGTTGTCGATACCAACAGCAGCCCAGAAGGTGTTGACTTCGTTATCCCAGGTAACGATGACGCCATCCGCGCTATCGAGCTGTACATGACTTCGATGGCTGACGCCGTCATCCGCGGCCGCAACAACGTTGCCGGCGGCACTGAAGTCTACGCTGAAGAAGCGGCTGCACCTGCTGCTGAGTAA
- the tsf gene encoding translation elongation factor Ts produces the protein MAAITAALVKELRERTGEGMMDCKKALEKAGGDIEKAIDDMRASGAIKAAKKAGNVAAEGAIAVKTDGKAAVLLEVNSQTDFLALQDDFKNFVAESLEEAFAQKLTDAAPLIASREAAREALVAKCGENVNIRRLVRVEGDVVGAYLHGNKIGAAVVLKGGDIELAKNIAMHVAASNPEFLDSSEISAEAIEREKGVFLQLNADKIAGKPENIVENMVNGRIAKFKAEASLKEQAFVMNPEVKVGELAKKAGAEIVSFTYFKVGEGIEKPVDDFAAEVAAQVAAAKQ, from the coding sequence ATGGCAGCAATTACTGCGGCGCTGGTCAAAGAACTGCGCGAGCGTACCGGCGAAGGCATGATGGATTGCAAAAAGGCCCTGGAAAAGGCCGGCGGCGACATCGAGAAAGCCATTGACGACATGCGTGCCTCGGGCGCCATCAAGGCCGCCAAGAAGGCTGGCAACGTCGCTGCTGAAGGCGCTATCGCCGTCAAGACCGACGGCAAAGCCGCCGTTCTGCTGGAAGTGAACTCGCAGACCGACTTCCTGGCCCTGCAAGACGACTTCAAGAACTTCGTGGCCGAAAGCCTGGAAGAAGCCTTCGCTCAGAAGCTGACCGACGCTGCTCCGCTGATCGCTTCGCGTGAAGCTGCTCGTGAAGCCCTGGTCGCCAAGTGCGGCGAGAACGTCAACATCCGTCGCCTGGTGCGCGTTGAAGGTGACGTCGTTGGCGCTTACCTGCACGGCAACAAGATCGGCGCTGCCGTTGTCCTGAAGGGCGGCGACATCGAGCTGGCCAAGAACATCGCCATGCACGTTGCAGCTTCGAACCCAGAGTTCCTGGATTCGTCGGAAATCTCCGCCGAGGCCATCGAGCGCGAGAAGGGCGTCTTCCTGCAGCTGAACGCTGACAAGATCGCCGGCAAGCCGGAAAACATCGTTGAAAACATGGTCAACGGTCGTATCGCCAAGTTCAAGGCCGAAGCCTCGCTGAAAGAGCAAGCCTTCGTCATGAACCCAGAAGTCAAAGTTGGCGAGCTGGCCAAGAAAGCCGGCGCTGAAATCGTTTCCTTCACCTACTTCAAGGTTGGCGAAGGCATCGAGAAGCCAGTCGACGACTTCGCTGCTGAAGTTGCCGCTCAGGTAGCTGCTGCCAAGCAGTAA
- the pyrH gene encoding UMP kinase → MAQQVSGRQPRYKRILLKLSGEALMGSEDFGIDPKVLDRMALEVGQLVGIGVQVGLVIGGGNLFRGAALSAAGMDRVTGDHMGMLATVMNGLAMRDALERSNIPALVMSAISMVGVTDHYDRRKAIRHLNSGDVVIFSAGTGNPFFTTDSAACLRAIEIDADVVLKATKVDGVYTADPFKDPHAEKFDHLTYDEVLDRKLGVMDLTAICLCRDHKMPLRVFNMNKPGALLNIVVGGAEGTLIEEGQA, encoded by the coding sequence ATGGCTCAGCAGGTGAGTGGTCGCCAACCTCGCTATAAACGCATTTTGCTCAAACTTAGCGGCGAGGCCCTGATGGGCTCGGAAGACTTCGGGATCGATCCGAAGGTGCTGGATCGCATGGCCCTTGAAGTCGGCCAGCTGGTAGGGATCGGCGTTCAGGTCGGCCTGGTGATTGGTGGTGGCAACCTGTTCCGCGGCGCAGCGCTCAGCGCAGCCGGCATGGACCGTGTCACCGGCGACCACATGGGCATGCTGGCCACCGTGATGAACGGCCTGGCCATGCGCGACGCGCTGGAGCGTTCGAATATCCCGGCCCTGGTCATGTCGGCCATTTCCATGGTTGGCGTCACCGATCATTACGATCGTCGCAAAGCTATTCGCCACCTCAACTCCGGGGATGTGGTAATTTTCTCTGCTGGTACCGGCAACCCGTTCTTCACCACCGACTCTGCAGCCTGCCTGCGCGCCATCGAAATCGATGCCGACGTGGTGCTGAAGGCGACCAAGGTCGATGGCGTGTACACTGCCGACCCATTCAAGGATCCGCACGCCGAGAAGTTCGATCACCTGACCTATGACGAGGTCCTGGATCGCAAGCTGGGTGTGATGGACCTGACCGCAATCTGCCTGTGCCGTGACCACAAGATGCCATTGCGGGTATTCAACATGAACAAGCCTGGCGCCCTGCTGAACATCGTGGTGGGTGGCGCTGAAGGTACTCTGATCGAGGAAGGCCAAGCATGA
- the frr gene encoding ribosome recycling factor: protein MINDIKKDAQERMGKSIEALARNLAAIRTGRAHPSILDSVKVTAWGSEMPLNQVAAITVEDARTLKIVAHDKNLSAAIEKAILTSDLGLNPSSAGTTIRVPMPALTEETRKGYTKQASGVAEDAKVAVRNVRRDALGDLKKLTKDKEISEDEERRAADEIQKLTDKFIAEVDAAYKAKEKDLMAV from the coding sequence ATGATCAACGACATCAAGAAAGACGCGCAGGAGCGCATGGGCAAGTCCATCGAAGCCCTGGCTCGCAACCTGGCGGCGATCCGTACCGGTCGCGCCCACCCAAGCATCCTGGACAGCGTCAAGGTCACGGCCTGGGGTAGCGAGATGCCGCTGAACCAGGTGGCTGCGATCACCGTCGAAGACGCCCGCACCCTGAAGATCGTCGCTCACGACAAGAACCTCAGCGCTGCCATCGAAAAGGCCATCCTGACCTCCGATCTGGGCCTGAACCCGTCCAGCGCCGGTACCACCATCCGTGTACCGATGCCGGCCCTGACCGAAGAGACCCGCAAGGGCTACACCAAGCAGGCCAGCGGCGTTGCCGAAGACGCCAAGGTGGCCGTGCGCAACGTGCGCCGTGATGCCCTGGGTGACCTGAAGAAGCTGACCAAGGACAAGGAAATCAGCGAAGACGAAGAACGTCGCGCCGCTGATGAAATCCAGAAGCTGACCGACAAGTTCATTGCTGAAGTCGATGCTGCTTACAAAGCCAAGGAAAAGGACCTGATGGCCGTTTAA
- the uppS gene encoding polyprenyl diphosphate synthase encodes MEKSKLAAPSSVPRHVAIIMDGNNRWAKKRLLPGVAGHKAGVDAVRAVIEVCAESGVEVLTLFAFSSENWQRPADEVGALMELFFSALRREARRLNENNISLRIIGDRSRFHPELQAAMREAEALTAGSNRFILQIAANYGGQWDIAQAAQRLAREVQAGHLRPDDITPGLLQTCLATGELPLPDLCIRTGGEHRISNFLLWQLAYSELYFSDLYWPDFKHEAMRKALADFASRQRRFGKTSEQVEAGARA; translated from the coding sequence ATGGAAAAGTCCAAGTTGGCGGCACCATCGTCGGTGCCGCGTCATGTCGCGATCATCATGGATGGCAACAACCGCTGGGCGAAGAAGCGCCTTTTGCCCGGCGTCGCCGGGCACAAGGCCGGCGTCGATGCGGTGCGCGCAGTCATCGAGGTGTGTGCCGAATCCGGGGTCGAAGTGCTGACCCTGTTCGCGTTCTCCAGTGAAAACTGGCAGCGCCCGGCCGACGAGGTTGGTGCGTTGATGGAGCTGTTCTTCTCGGCCTTGCGCCGTGAGGCCCGGCGCCTCAACGAGAACAACATCAGCCTGCGCATCATCGGCGACCGTTCGCGCTTCCACCCCGAACTGCAGGCTGCCATGCGCGAAGCCGAGGCGCTGACGGCAGGCAGTAACCGCTTCATTCTGCAGATCGCCGCCAACTACGGTGGCCAGTGGGACATCGCCCAGGCTGCCCAACGCTTGGCGCGTGAAGTCCAGGCCGGCCATCTGCGTCCGGACGACATCACTCCGGGCCTGCTGCAGACCTGCCTGGCCACTGGCGAGCTGCCATTGCCCGACCTGTGCATCCGCACGGGTGGCGAGCACCGCATCAGCAATTTCCTGCTGTGGCAGCTGGCCTACTCCGAACTGTACTTCTCCGACCTCTACTGGCCGGATTTCAAACACGAGGCCATGCGCAAAGCCCTGGCCGATTTCGCTTCGCGCCAGCGCCGCTTCGGTAAGACCAGCGAGCAGGTCGAGGCTGGAGCTCGTGCTTAA
- a CDS encoding phosphatidate cytidylyltransferase, giving the protein MLKQRIITALILLPVALGGFFLLNGGDFALFIGFVVTLGAWEWARLAGLVAQPLRIAYAAVVAGALMLLHLMPDLAPWVLGASVIWWGLATWLVLTYPRSSELWASAACKLLIGLLILLPAWQGLILLKHWQLGNWLILSVMVLVWAADIGAYFSGRAFGKRKLAPQVSPGKSWEGVYGGLAVSLVITLVVGISRDWGFGQLLLGLLGAALVVMSSVVGDLTESMFKRRAGIKDSSNLLPGHGGVLDRIDSLTAAIPIFAVLLWAAEWGVM; this is encoded by the coding sequence ATGCTTAAACAACGCATCATTACTGCGCTGATCCTGTTGCCGGTCGCGCTGGGTGGTTTCTTCCTGCTCAACGGCGGGGACTTCGCCCTGTTCATCGGCTTCGTGGTGACCCTCGGTGCCTGGGAGTGGGCGCGTCTGGCCGGGCTTGTGGCCCAGCCTCTGCGCATCGCCTATGCCGCCGTGGTCGCCGGAGCGCTGATGCTGCTCCATCTCATGCCGGACCTGGCGCCCTGGGTGCTCGGGGCTTCAGTCATCTGGTGGGGGCTGGCCACCTGGCTGGTGCTGACCTATCCACGCAGCAGCGAGCTGTGGGCCAGTGCGGCCTGCAAGCTGCTGATCGGCCTGCTGATCCTGCTGCCGGCCTGGCAAGGGCTGATCCTGCTCAAACACTGGCAGCTGGGTAACTGGCTGATCCTGTCGGTCATGGTGCTTGTGTGGGCGGCCGATATCGGTGCCTATTTCTCCGGCCGTGCCTTTGGCAAGCGCAAGCTGGCGCCGCAGGTGAGCCCAGGCAAGAGCTGGGAAGGCGTCTATGGTGGCCTGGCGGTCAGCCTGGTGATCACCCTGGTGGTCGGCATCAGTCGTGACTGGGGCTTTGGCCAGCTTCTGCTGGGGCTGCTGGGCGCCGCGCTGGTGGTCATGTCGTCGGTTGTCGGCGATCTGACCGAAAGCATGTTCAAGCGCCGTGCCGGTATCAAAGACAGCAGCAACCTGCTGCCTGGTCATGGTGGTGTGCTTGATCGGATCGACAGCCTGACGGCAGCGATCCCGATCTTTGCCGTGCTGCTGTGGGCGGCTGAATGGGGTGTGATGTGA
- the ispC gene encoding 1-deoxy-D-xylulose-5-phosphate reductoisomerase has protein sequence MSSVQRITVLGATGSIGLSTLDVIARHPERYQVFALSGYSRIDELLALCVKHRPVYAVVPSGEAAARLRDGLVGAGCATQVLEGEAGLCEVAAAPETDAVMAAIVGAAGLRPTLAAVEAGKKVLLANKEALVMSGALFMDAVRRSGAVLLPIDSEHNAIFQCLPGDYARGLSQVGVRRILLTASGGPFRETPQAALVDVTPEQACAHPNWSMGRKISVDSASMMNKGLELIEACWLFDAAPAKVEVVVHPQSVIHSLVDYVDGSVLAQLGNPDMRTPIANALAWPERIDSGVAPLDLFAVARLDFQAPDEQRFPCLRLARQAAEAGNSAPAVLNAANEVAVEAFLQRRIRFPEIAGMIEQVLDQEPVVPLLSLEAVFAADQRARELAREWLRRHGR, from the coding sequence GTGAGCAGCGTGCAGCGTATTACCGTCCTGGGTGCTACCGGCTCGATCGGTCTCAGCACCCTCGACGTGATTGCACGGCACCCCGAGCGATATCAGGTTTTCGCGCTCAGCGGCTATTCGCGTATCGACGAGCTGTTGGCCCTGTGCGTCAAGCACCGTCCGGTGTATGCCGTGGTGCCCAGTGGCGAGGCCGCTGCGCGCCTGCGTGATGGCCTGGTGGGTGCCGGCTGCGCTACGCAGGTGCTGGAGGGGGAGGCAGGCCTCTGCGAGGTCGCAGCCGCCCCTGAAACGGATGCGGTGATGGCGGCCATTGTCGGTGCTGCCGGGCTGCGCCCGACCCTGGCTGCGGTCGAGGCGGGCAAGAAGGTATTGCTGGCCAACAAGGAAGCGCTGGTGATGTCCGGCGCGCTGTTCATGGACGCGGTGCGGCGCAGTGGTGCCGTGCTGCTGCCGATCGACAGCGAGCACAATGCGATCTTCCAGTGCCTGCCAGGCGATTATGCCCGTGGCCTGAGCCAGGTCGGCGTGCGCCGTATCCTGTTGACTGCCTCGGGTGGGCCGTTCCGCGAGACGCCCCAGGCCGCCCTGGTCGATGTCACGCCGGAGCAGGCCTGTGCCCACCCCAACTGGTCCATGGGCCGGAAGATTTCGGTGGACTCGGCCAGCATGATGAACAAGGGCCTGGAGCTGATCGAAGCCTGCTGGTTGTTCGATGCGGCGCCGGCCAAGGTCGAAGTGGTGGTGCATCCGCAAAGCGTGATCCACTCGCTGGTCGACTACGTCGATGGTTCGGTGTTGGCCCAGTTGGGCAATCCGGACATGCGTACCCCGATCGCCAACGCCCTGGCCTGGCCGGAGCGTATCGATTCCGGGGTTGCGCCGCTGGACTTGTTCGCCGTCGCGCGTCTGGACTTCCAGGCGCCGGACGAGCAGCGCTTCCCCTGCCTGCGCCTTGCGCGCCAGGCGGCCGAGGCTGGCAACAGCGCGCCTGCGGTGCTCAATGCGGCCAACGAGGTCGCAGTCGAGGCATTTCTCCAGCGGCGTATCCGCTTCCCGGAGATCGCGGGTATGATCGAACAGGTGCTTGATCAGGAACCTGTGGTGCCGCTGCTGTCGCTGGAGGCTGTGTTCGCTGCCGATCAGCGCGCCCGCGAGCTGGCTCGCGAGTGGCTGAGGCGTCACGGCCGCTGA
- the rseP gene encoding sigma E protease regulator RseP, which translates to MTALYMIVGTLVALGVLVTFHEFGHFWVARRCGVKVLRFSVGFGTPLLRWHDRQGTEFVVAAIPLGGYVKMLDEREGDVPAALAHQSFNRKSVRQRIAIVAAGPIANFLLAIVFFWLLAMLGTQQVRPVIGAVESGSLAASAGFTAGQEIVSIDGKATSGWSAVNLQLVRRLGESGTLQVGVRDEGASAERQLQVKLDHWLKGADEPDPIQSLGLRPWRPAVAPVLAEIDPKGPAAAAGLKAGDKLLALDGAALSDWQQVVDSVRARPDAQVVLRVERDGAALDVPVTLAHKGEGKAAGGYLGAGVKGAEWPASMLREVSYGPLDAVGEGLSRTWNMSVLTLESLKKMLFGELSVKNLSGPITIAKVAGASAQSGVGDFLNFLAYLSISLGVLNLLPIPVLDGGHLLFYLVEWARGRPLSERVQGWGVQIGISLVVGVMLLALINDLGRL; encoded by the coding sequence ATGACTGCGCTCTACATGATTGTCGGCACCCTGGTGGCGCTGGGTGTATTGGTCACGTTCCACGAATTCGGCCACTTCTGGGTTGCCCGGCGCTGTGGCGTCAAGGTGCTGCGCTTCTCCGTCGGTTTCGGCACGCCGCTGCTGCGCTGGCACGACCGCCAGGGCACCGAGTTCGTGGTGGCGGCGATCCCGCTGGGCGGCTACGTCAAGATGCTCGACGAGCGTGAAGGCGATGTGCCTGCGGCGCTCGCCCATCAGTCTTTCAATCGCAAGTCTGTGCGCCAGCGCATCGCGATCGTCGCAGCAGGCCCCATTGCCAACTTCCTCCTGGCCATCGTCTTCTTCTGGCTGTTGGCCATGCTCGGCACGCAGCAGGTCCGCCCGGTCATCGGTGCGGTCGAATCCGGGAGCCTGGCGGCGTCGGCCGGATTCACCGCTGGTCAGGAAATTGTATCTATTGATGGCAAGGCGACCAGCGGTTGGTCGGCGGTCAATCTGCAACTGGTTCGGCGCCTGGGCGAGAGCGGCACGCTGCAAGTGGGTGTGCGCGACGAAGGTGCCAGTGCCGAGCGCCAGCTGCAGGTAAAGCTGGATCATTGGCTCAAGGGCGCTGACGAGCCGGATCCCATCCAGTCGCTGGGCCTGCGCCCATGGCGCCCGGCAGTGGCGCCGGTCTTGGCCGAGATCGATCCGAAAGGCCCGGCCGCTGCCGCTGGTCTGAAGGCTGGCGACAAGCTGCTTGCTCTGGACGGTGCTGCGCTGAGTGATTGGCAGCAGGTGGTGGACAGTGTCCGCGCCCGCCCGGATGCCCAGGTGGTGCTGCGTGTCGAGCGCGATGGTGCGGCCCTGGATGTGCCGGTCACGCTGGCTCACAAAGGTGAAGGCAAGGCAGCCGGGGGCTACCTTGGGGCAGGTGTGAAGGGGGCCGAATGGCCGGCCAGCATGCTCCGCGAAGTCAGCTATGGCCCGCTGGATGCCGTGGGCGAGGGCCTCTCGCGGACTTGGAACATGAGTGTCCTGACCCTCGAGTCGCTGAAGAAAATGCTGTTCGGGGAGCTCTCGGTAAAAAACTTGAGCGGACCGATAACCATTGCTAAAGTGGCGGGCGCTTCAGCCCAGTCCGGCGTGGGGGATTTCCTGAATTTCCTGGCCTACCTGAGCATTAGCCTGGGGGTTCTTAACCTGCTGCCCATTCCAGTACTGGATGGGGGGCATTTGCTGTTTTACCTGGTCGAGTGGGCGCGCGGTCGTCCGCTGTCGGAACGGGTGCAAGGTTGGGGGGTCCAGATCGGTATCAGTTTGGTCGTAGGGGTGATGTTGCTCGCCCTGATCAACGATCTGGGTCGACTTTAA
- the bamA gene encoding outer membrane protein assembly factor BamA → MKRLLLTAVMSALMIAEVHAESFTISDIRVNGLQRVSAGSVFGALPLNVGDQADDRRLVESTRSLFKTGFFQDIQLNRDGNVLIINVVERPSVSSIEIEGNKAISTDDLMKGLKQSGLAEGEIFQRATLEGVRNELQRQYVAQGRYSAEVDAEVVPQPRNRVALKIKINEGTVAAIQHINIVGNTVFSDEELQQLFELKTTNWLSFFKNDDKYAREKLSGDLERLRSYYLDRGYINMDIASTQVSITPDKKHVYITVNVNEGEKYTVRDVKLSGDLKVPEDQVKSLLLVQPGQVFSRKVMTTTSELITRRLGNEGYTFANVNGVPQPNDQDHTVDIMFVVDPGKRAYVNRINYRGNTKTEDEVLRREMRQMEGGWASTYLIDQSKTRLERLGFFKEVNVETPAVPGTDDQVDVNYSVEEQASGSITASVGFAQSAGLILGGSISQSNFLGTGNKVSIGLTRSEYQTRYNFGFVDPYFTADGVSLGYNAFYRSTDYSDLDVDVASYAVDSLGAGVSLGYPISETSRLTYGLSVQQDKIKTGKYTVDEIFDFLKQEGDSFTNFKASIGWSESTLNKGVLATRGHSQSLTLESTIPGSDLSFYKLDYRGQLFKPITNDYTLRLHTELGYGDGFGSTSGLPFYENYYAGGFNSVRGFKDSSLGPRSTPSTGKNPGTIADPDQDPLPFGGNVLVQGGVELLFPLPFVKDQRSLRTSVFWDVGNVFDTNCGSKPDCEKVGFSGMASSVGLGVTWITALGPLSFSLAMPVKKPDDADTQVFQFSLGQTF, encoded by the coding sequence ATGAAACGTCTGCTGCTAACTGCGGTCATGTCCGCACTGATGATCGCTGAAGTTCACGCCGAGTCCTTCACTATCTCCGATATTCGAGTCAACGGCCTGCAGCGGGTATCCGCCGGCAGCGTGTTCGGCGCCTTGCCGCTCAACGTTGGCGACCAGGCTGACGACCGCCGCCTGGTGGAGTCGACCCGTTCGCTGTTCAAGACCGGCTTCTTCCAGGACATCCAGCTCAACCGCGATGGCAACGTCCTGATCATCAACGTGGTCGAGCGCCCGTCGGTGTCGAGCATCGAGATCGAGGGCAACAAGGCGATCAGCACCGATGACCTGATGAAAGGCCTGAAACAGTCTGGCCTGGCCGAAGGCGAGATCTTCCAGCGTGCCACTCTCGAAGGCGTGCGCAACGAGCTGCAGCGCCAGTACGTGGCCCAGGGCCGCTACTCGGCCGAGGTCGACGCCGAGGTGGTGCCTCAGCCGCGCAACCGCGTTGCCCTGAAGATCAAGATCAACGAAGGCACCGTCGCCGCCATCCAGCACATCAACATCGTTGGCAACACCGTGTTCAGCGATGAAGAGCTGCAGCAGCTGTTCGAGCTGAAGACCACCAACTGGCTGTCGTTCTTCAAGAACGATGACAAGTACGCCCGCGAAAAACTCTCCGGTGACCTGGAGCGCCTGCGTTCCTACTACCTGGACCGCGGCTACATCAACATGGACATCGCCTCCACCCAGGTGTCTATCACCCCGGACAAGAAGCACGTCTACATCACCGTCAACGTCAACGAAGGCGAGAAATACACCGTTCGCGACGTGAAGCTGTCGGGTGACCTGAAGGTGCCGGAAGACCAGGTCAAGTCGCTGCTGCTGGTGCAGCCGGGCCAGGTGTTCTCGCGCAAGGTGATGACCACCACCTCCGAGCTGATCACCCGTCGCCTGGGCAACGAAGGCTACACCTTCGCCAACGTCAACGGCGTACCGCAGCCGAACGACCAGGATCACACCGTCGACATCATGTTCGTGGTCGACCCGGGCAAGCGTGCCTACGTCAACCGCATCAACTACCGCGGCAACACCAAGACCGAAGACGAAGTGCTGCGCCGTGAAATGCGCCAGATGGAAGGTGGCTGGGCGTCGACCTACCTGATCGACCAGTCCAAGACCCGTCTGGAGCGCCTGGGCTTCTTCAAGGAAGTCAACGTCGAAACCCCGGCGGTGCCAGGCACCGACGACCAGGTCGACGTCAACTACAGCGTTGAGGAGCAAGCCTCCGGCTCGATCACCGCCAGCGTCGGTTTCGCCCAGAGCGCCGGCCTGATCCTGGGCGGTTCGATCAGCCAGAGCAACTTCCTCGGTACTGGCAACAAGGTGTCCATCGGCCTGACCCGCTCGGAATACCAGACCCGTTACAACTTCGGCTTCGTTGACCCCTACTTCACTGCCGACGGCGTGAGCCTGGGCTACAACGCCTTCTACCGCAGCACCGACTACAGCGATCTTGACGTCGACGTGGCCAGCTATGCCGTAGACAGCCTGGGTGCCGGTGTCAGCCTCGGCTACCCGATCAGCGAAACATCGCGCCTGACCTATGGCCTGAGCGTTCAGCAGGACAAGATCAAGACCGGTAAGTACACCGTTGACGAGATCTTCGACTTCCTCAAGCAGGAAGGCGACAGCTTCACCAACTTCAAGGCCTCGATCGGCTGGTCCGAGTCGACCCTGAACAAAGGTGTACTGGCGACCCGCGGTCACTCCCAGAGCCTGACGCTCGAGAGCACCATTCCGGGCAGCGACCTGTCGTTCTACAAGCTCGACTACCGCGGCCAGCTGTTCAAGCCGATCACCAACGACTACACCCTGCGCCTGCACACCGAACTGGGCTATGGTGATGGTTTCGGTAGCACTTCGGGCCTGCCGTTCTACGAGAACTACTACGCGGGTGGTTTCAACTCTGTCCGTGGCTTCAAGGACAGCAGCCTGGGCCCACGCAGTACACCAAGTACCGGCAAGAACCCGGGTACCATTGCCGACCCGGATCAGGATCCGTTGCCGTTCGGCGGTAACGTGCTGGTGCAAGGTGGTGTTGAATTGCTGTTCCCGCTGCCGTTCGTCAAGGACCAGCGTTCGCTGCGTACCTCCGTGTTCTGGGATGTGGGTAACGTGTTCGACACCAATTGCGGCAGCAAACCGGATTGCGAAAAGGTTGGGTTCTCGGGCATGGCCAGTTCGGTCGGCCTGGGTGTGACCTGGATTACTGCCCTGGGCCCGTTGAGCTTCAGCCTGGCGATGCCGGTGAAGAAGCCGGACGATGCCGATACCCAGGTGTTCCAATTCTCTCTGGGCCAGACCTTCTAA
- a CDS encoding OmpH family outer membrane protein: MRKLAQLAVVAAALVATPAFAEMKVAVLNYQMALLESDAAKKYAVDAEKKFGPQLTKLKSLESSAKGIQDRLIKGGDKMQQQERERLELEFKQKARDFQFQSKELNEAKAVADRDMLKQLKPKLDGAVEEVIKKGGYDLVLERGAVIDVKPQYDITRQVIERMNQAR; this comes from the coding sequence GTGCGTAAATTGGCTCAACTGGCCGTAGTGGCCGCGGCGCTGGTCGCCACCCCGGCTTTCGCCGAAATGAAGGTTGCCGTGCTGAACTATCAGATGGCCCTGCTCGAATCCGATGCCGCCAAGAAGTACGCGGTCGATGCCGAGAAGAAGTTCGGCCCGCAACTGACCAAGCTGAAAAGCCTGGAAAGCAGCGCCAAGGGCATCCAGGACCGTCTGATCAAGGGCGGCGACAAGATGCAGCAGCAGGAGCGTGAGCGCCTGGAGCTCGAGTTCAAGCAAAAAGCCCGTGACTTCCAGTTCCAGTCCAAGGAGCTGAACGAGGCCAAGGCCGTTGCTGACCGCGACATGCTCAAGCAGCTCAAGCCGAAGCTGGACGGCGCTGTCGAAGAAGTGATCAAGAAGGGCGGCTACGACCTGGTTCTCGAGCGCGGCGCGGTCATCGATGTCAAGCCTCAGTACGACATCACCCGCCAAGTCATCGAGCGCATGAACCAAGCGCGTTGA